TTTTCCAGTCCTCGCCGGTCGTCTGCGTAACAACGCCGAAGTAGCCGAGCGCGACGGCGCGTTCGCCGCTGAGGACGCGGGCGTCGTAGCTGGGCGTCCAGCGGGCGTTGCCGACGGTGTAGGAGAGCGCGAGTTCGAGGTTGCCAGCCTGCGCGGCGGAGACGCGGACGACGACGGTCTTGAAGCCCTTGCCGCCGGTGCCGCGGAGTTCGTTGAGCTGCTGCTCAAGTGCGGCGATCTTGTTGCCGAGTTCCTCGCGCTGCTGGTCGAGCTTCTGGTTGGATTGGGCGATCTCGAGGAGCTGTTTCTGTCCGAACTCGAGCGTGGCGCGCACGTCTTCGAGTTTGGGGCGACCGGCGTCCTTCGTGGCCGCGACGGCGTTCTTCATGAATTCGGTGATGCTGTCGCGCTGGCTGGCGAGGACGGCGACCTGATCGCCGAGCGTGCGGTCGTCGTTGCGGAGGGCGCGGAGCTGGTCCTCGATCTCCTTCACGCGGGAGTTGGGTGTGAAGTCGACGAACGTCCGGCGCGCGGCGACGTCGAGGATGACGGCCTGCGCCGTGCCGCGGCCGCTGACTTGGACGGATTGATCGACGAGCGACTCGGGGAGGTTGGCGAAAACGAGTTCCGCCTGGCCGCCGCCGAGGTCGATGGTGGCGGTGCGCGTGACGACCGCGCGGTCGGTGTAAACGGTGACGGCGGAGATGGTGGAGTCGACCGGCGCGGCGGCGAGCGCGGCGGCGAGCAGGGAAAGGAGGGCGGTGAGCCGGAGGAATTTCATGGATGCGATTGGGTGCACTGAGACCACGGATGGCGGGGGAGGTTCTTAGAGAAAATCTGTTCATCGCGCCGCACTTAGCTATTCCAATCCTATGCCCCAGCTTTTCGGCCAAGTCGTCATCATCACCGGAGCATCGTCCGGCATCGGCGAAGCCACGGCGCGGCGCCGTGCGCGCGGCGGCGCCCGGGTCGTGATCTCCGCGCGGCGCCAGGAACGTCTCGACACGCTCGCGCGTGAACTTGATCCGAGCGGCGCGAGCGTGCTCGCCGTCGCGGGCGACGTCACCAGCGATGCCGACCGGCGGCGGCTCGTGGAAGCGACGTTGGTTAAGTTCGGCCGCGTTGACGGTCTCGTGAACAACGCCGGTTACGGCACGCGCGGTCCGCTGGAGATCGTGCCGGTGGAGGCGATTCGCCGGAATTTCGAAACCAACGTCTTTTCGCTGATCGCGCTCACGCAACTCGTGTTGCCGACGATGCGCGCGCAAGGGAGCGGCTGCATCGTGAACATCGGCTCCGTGGCGGGCCGGATCGCGCGTCCGCTTTCGAGCATCTACGATTCGACCAAGCACGCGCTCGAGGCGTTGACCGACGGGTTGCGCGGCGAGCTGGAGCCGTTCGGCGTGCGCGTGACGCTCATCCGGCCGGGCTACATCGTGACGGAGTTCGTTTCGGCGGCGGACGCGGCGTCGGACGAGTTCCTCGCGCAGGCGGGACCCTACGAGCCGTTCCTCGCGGGCTTCCGCGTCGGCTACAAGAAGCTGCGCCGCGTCGCCGGCGCGCCGGACGACATCGCGCGGTGCATCGAGGACGCGCTCACGAGTCGCAACCCGCCGCCGCGCTACGCGGCGCCGTTTCACGCGAAGATTTTCCTGCTGTTGAAATGGCTCCTGCCGAACCGGCTTTTCGCACGCATCGTGCGGCTGCGGCGGTGACGAAGTGCGCGGATGCCAAACGGCATCCGCCCCGATGGGCAGGCAGGAGGCCTGCGCTGCTCGATCACTCGTCCTCGCTGTCGGCAGCGAGGCGGTGTTTCAGGCGGCGCATTTGCCAGATTGTCTCCG
This portion of the Opitutia bacterium genome encodes:
- a CDS encoding SDR family NAD(P)-dependent oxidoreductase; this encodes MPQLFGQVVIITGASSGIGEATARRRARGGARVVISARRQERLDTLARELDPSGASVLAVAGDVTSDADRRRLVEATLVKFGRVDGLVNNAGYGTRGPLEIVPVEAIRRNFETNVFSLIALTQLVLPTMRAQGSGCIVNIGSVAGRIARPLSSIYDSTKHALEALTDGLRGELEPFGVRVTLIRPGYIVTEFVSAADAASDEFLAQAGPYEPFLAGFRVGYKKLRRVAGAPDDIARCIEDALTSRNPPPRYAAPFHAKIFLLLKWLLPNRLFARIVRLRR